One genomic window of Desulfuromonas sp. includes the following:
- a CDS encoding agmatine deiminase family protein: MIKRLPAEWEEQDGILLAWPHPGSDWTPILHLVEPVFTEIARQAARFGKVLIVAHDASAVRAGLGSVGADHERVRILEIPNNDTWSRDFGPITILENGSPVLLDFGFNGWGLKFPADLDNLISRRLHAAGAFGAAPLRTTGLVLEGGSIDSDGKGTILTTSECLLGPNRNPHLDRGMIETRLREHFGADRVLWLENGYLAGDDTDAHVDTLARFAPGDAILHMACDDPEDEHFEPLRRMAAELERFRTPAGAPYRLLPLPWPKPRFDDEGQRLPATYANFLALNGAVLVPTYGDPADEAALKTIGLAFAGREIVGIDCSPLILQHGSLHCVTMQLPRGVLP, translated from the coding sequence ATGATCAAAAGACTTCCGGCCGAATGGGAAGAACAGGACGGCATCCTGCTCGCCTGGCCTCATCCGGGGAGCGACTGGACCCCGATCCTTCACCTTGTGGAACCGGTCTTTACCGAGATTGCACGGCAGGCCGCCCGCTTCGGGAAGGTCCTGATCGTCGCCCACGACGCCTCCGCCGTCCGTGCCGGACTCGGCAGCGTCGGCGCCGATCACGAGCGGGTCCGTATTCTCGAGATTCCGAACAACGACACCTGGTCGCGGGACTTCGGGCCGATCACGATCCTGGAAAACGGCAGTCCCGTCCTGCTCGACTTCGGCTTCAACGGCTGGGGCCTGAAGTTCCCCGCCGACCTCGACAACCTGATCAGCCGGCGCCTCCACGCGGCAGGGGCCTTCGGCGCAGCCCCCCTGCGCACGACCGGGCTCGTCCTCGAGGGCGGAAGCATCGACAGCGACGGGAAAGGAACGATCCTGACCACCTCCGAATGTCTGCTCGGGCCCAACCGCAACCCCCACCTCGACCGCGGCATGATCGAGACGCGCCTGCGGGAGCACTTCGGGGCCGACCGCGTCCTGTGGCTCGAGAACGGATACCTGGCCGGCGACGACACCGACGCCCACGTCGACACCCTCGCCCGCTTCGCCCCCGGCGACGCCATTCTCCACATGGCCTGCGACGACCCGGAGGACGAACACTTCGAACCCCTCCGCCGGATGGCCGCGGAGTTGGAGCGTTTCCGAACCCCGGCCGGGGCCCCCTACCGCCTCCTCCCCCTGCCCTGGCCGAAGCCCCGGTTCGACGACGAGGGGCAGCGCCTGCCGGCCACCTACGCCAACTTTTTGGCGCTCAACGGCGCGGTGCTCGTCCCGACCTACGGCGATCCCGCCGACGAGGCCGCCCTGAAGACGATCGGACTGGCCTTTGCCGGCCGCGAAATCGTCGGCATCGACTGCTCGCCCCTGATTCTGCAGCACGGTTCGCTGCACTGCGTCACCATGCAGCTGCCCCGAGGAGTTCTGCCATGA
- a CDS encoding TolC family protein has translation MKRFSVWIKVLGLILALSPLTAPPSLAKDYIEGLDEWPVMPLRTAVQLGLEQNFDLRAGALNPAIADRDHTAAEARFDVSVDAAVSAQGNRQPERVPLIDQEGRSLAAEAGLSKVFRTGLDGRLSLQTARSSDNLAQSGRSPEYATALLLDLTQPLLRDFGSSVNTADLRIADTRRRHATLGYLDQAQRVAEAIESGYFDLAQAIETYRYRIESRDLAQELLEGNREKLEAGIIPVSEVQEAETAVAARDELVLLARQEVETAGNRLKGLLGIKQEYPLSRNFYRTEPMPGPDQPFPQVEQALEQALDDRPDLASRRLEVENRQIRLEFDRNQTLPRLDLQATLAVNGLSGEDGAGTSSRRDYIDSLDGMAGADGYGWFAGVGFSYPLENRAAKALHDRSRLEKRQAVYDVKGLETTVETEIINALIRVKRGLERVRVAGRFEALADLTLKQEMERLVEGLSDTFRILDFQDDVIDARIRNITAQADVNRGLASLHRAMGNNLERLGVTVKTFDKEQFHE, from the coding sequence ATGAAACGATTTAGTGTTTGGATAAAGGTCCTGGGGCTGATTCTGGCCCTGTCCCCTCTGACGGCGCCGCCGTCGCTGGCGAAAGACTATATTGAGGGACTCGACGAGTGGCCCGTGATGCCCTTGCGGACCGCTGTCCAACTCGGCCTGGAACAGAACTTCGACCTGCGGGCCGGGGCGCTGAACCCTGCCATCGCCGATCGCGACCACACGGCAGCAGAGGCGCGCTTCGATGTCAGCGTCGACGCCGCCGTTTCCGCCCAGGGCAACCGGCAGCCAGAAAGGGTTCCCCTCATCGATCAGGAGGGTAGAAGCCTCGCTGCTGAGGCCGGTTTGAGCAAGGTTTTCCGAACCGGCCTTGACGGGCGCCTGTCCCTGCAGACCGCGCGCAGCAGCGACAATCTTGCCCAGAGCGGCCGCAGTCCCGAGTATGCAACCGCCCTGTTGCTCGACCTGACCCAGCCCCTGCTGCGGGATTTTGGATCGTCGGTCAACACCGCCGACCTGCGCATCGCCGACACGCGGCGCCGGCATGCGACCCTGGGCTATCTCGATCAGGCCCAGAGGGTTGCAGAGGCGATCGAGTCCGGGTACTTCGATCTCGCCCAGGCGATCGAGACCTACCGCTACCGCATCGAGTCCAGAGATCTGGCGCAGGAACTGCTGGAGGGCAACCGGGAGAAGCTCGAGGCCGGGATCATCCCCGTCTCCGAAGTCCAGGAAGCGGAGACCGCCGTCGCCGCGCGAGACGAATTGGTGCTTCTGGCGCGGCAGGAGGTGGAAACCGCCGGGAACCGGCTCAAGGGCCTGCTCGGGATCAAGCAGGAGTACCCTCTGAGCCGGAATTTCTACCGGACCGAGCCGATGCCCGGACCGGATCAGCCCTTTCCCCAAGTGGAGCAGGCTCTCGAACAGGCGCTCGACGACCGGCCCGACCTGGCGAGCCGCCGGCTCGAGGTGGAAAACCGGCAGATCCGCCTCGAGTTCGATCGCAACCAGACCCTTCCCCGGCTCGACCTGCAGGCGACCCTTGCCGTCAATGGCCTCTCCGGGGAGGACGGGGCAGGAACCTCCTCACGGCGGGACTACATCGACTCCCTCGATGGCATGGCCGGTGCCGACGGGTACGGCTGGTTTGCCGGGGTCGGTTTCTCTTACCCCCTTGAAAACCGGGCCGCCAAGGCCCTTCACGACCGCTCCAGACTCGAAAAGCGTCAGGCCGTTTATGACGTCAAGGGTTTGGAGACGACGGTCGAGACCGAGATCATCAACGCTCTGATCCGCGTCAAGCGGGGCTTGGAGCGGGTCCGGGTCGCAGGCCGCTTCGAGGCTCTTGCCGACCTGACCCTGAAGCAGGAGATGGAGCGGCTCGTCGAGGGACTCTCCGATACCTTTCGCATTCTCGACTTTCAGGACGACGTGATCGACGCCCGAATCCGCAACATCACCGCCCAGGCCGATGTCAACCGCGGGCTTGCAAGCCTGCACCGGGCCATGGGGAACAACCTGGAGCGTCTCGGGGTGACGGTCAAAACTTTCGACAAGGAGCAATTTCATGAATAG
- a CDS encoding SprT-like domain-containing protein encodes MLPTGEAAVLLERLAGIPVRRSRATRTLGAYVSRGAEAVCIRLQFTQEPDILLNTFLHELAHACDHLADPAGRRHRRPHGPRWRAWATALGVDFSCRGRSEALAALHRKRLKVVAVCRRCGTEIRRTRRLPRGRSYLHPACGGQLLPV; translated from the coding sequence ATGCTGCCCACCGGAGAGGCCGCGGTCCTGCTCGAACGCCTCGCCGGCATCCCGGTACGGCGCAGCCGCGCAACCCGCACCCTCGGGGCCTACGTCTCCCGGGGGGCCGAGGCGGTCTGCATCCGCCTCCAGTTCACCCAGGAGCCGGACATCCTGCTCAACACCTTTCTCCACGAATTGGCCCACGCCTGCGACCACCTCGCCGACCCGGCCGGCCGGCGCCACCGCAGGCCCCACGGACCGCGGTGGCGGGCCTGGGCCACGGCTCTCGGAGTCGACTTCTCCTGCCGTGGGCGCAGCGAGGCACTGGCCGCCCTGCATCGAAAGCGACTCAAAGTCGTTGCCGTCTGCCGCCGCTGCGGCACGGAGATCCGCCGGACCCGGCGCCTTCCCCGCGGCCGGAGCTACCTGCACCCCGCCTGCGGGGGCCAACTCCTTCCTGTTTAA
- a CDS encoding efflux RND transporter permease subunit gives MLISNAAIHNRRTVFVLMLMFIVVGIFSYATLPRESTPDITIPNVLVVTSHEGVAPADIETLITLPIERKLKGLKGVEEIRSVSAEGSSMITVEFTPDVDIDDALQKVRDKVDQAKGDLPDDLENDPSIIEINLSEFPILMVAVSGDVGEPVLKRVAEELEDRVEEIPGVLEVDLTGAREREIRVEFDPDRMAAYRLSFAEILSTIRRENVNIPGGSIDIGEGKYLLRIPGEFTDPDQVDNLILVTRDERPIYLKDVAVVRDTFEDHTSYARLNGKQSVTLAIKKRTGENIIAISDQVFGLLEGARDLLPPGVELSVTLNESKDIRRMVSDLENNILTGLILVVVVLFLFLGLNNALFVALAIPFSMLISFSVLQAMGITLNMVVLFSLILALGMLVDNAIVVVENIYRHMQEGMDRIAAARTAAAEVGWPVISSTLTTLCAFSPMMFWPGIMGEFMKYLPLTLIVTLSASLFVALVINPVLCAVFMRVKEPKGTSRERSTLAIRLYRGLLEFSLDHRGLIVGGALALLVAIVAAYGALGHGVELFPDTEPNRAFVEIKAPEGTSLDSSDALARIAEEAAAQEGDVRYAIAEVGVGSSSEMGGGTAGQSHQSKVSLDFVDRHDRHEDSNLVLARIREALSGVAGADIKAEKQKEGPPTGPPVNIEISGEKVEVLDALVQQARMLIRDVPGLVDLKDDLSKAKPEIRVQVDREKATLLGLSTADISQTVKAAISGSKLGVYREGKDEYDIVARLPEDRRQGFGDIENLLVPTAGGDPVPLSTVARLEIGSGFGAIRHINQKRVVTLSANTYGRNSNEVLAEVQRRLTGLDIPGGYRIDFSGEQEEQQKATAFLSKAFVAAVFMIALVLLTQFNSVRQAGIVMTSVILSLTGVFLGLMLTATPFGIIMTGIGVISLAGVVVNNAIVLIDYVNQLRGQGMELRDALVRAGTVRFRPVLLTAVTTILGLLPMAVGVSFDFRSFSWEIGGESAAWWGPMAIAVIFGLAVATLLTLVVVPVLYSLSETFTLRRRLKKSA, from the coding sequence ATGCTGATCTCCAACGCCGCCATCCATAACCGTCGCACCGTTTTCGTGCTGATGCTGATGTTCATTGTGGTCGGCATTTTCAGCTACGCGACTCTGCCGCGCGAATCGACCCCCGACATCACCATCCCCAACGTGCTGGTCGTGACCTCCCACGAGGGAGTGGCGCCGGCCGACATCGAGACCCTCATAACGCTCCCCATCGAACGCAAGCTGAAGGGGCTAAAGGGGGTCGAGGAGATCCGCTCGGTGAGCGCCGAGGGCTCCTCGATGATCACCGTCGAGTTCACCCCGGACGTGGATATCGACGACGCCCTGCAGAAAGTGCGGGACAAGGTCGATCAGGCCAAGGGCGACCTCCCTGACGACCTCGAGAACGACCCCTCGATCATCGAGATCAACCTCTCGGAGTTCCCTATCCTCATGGTGGCGGTCTCCGGGGATGTCGGCGAGCCGGTCCTGAAGAGGGTCGCCGAAGAACTCGAGGACCGGGTCGAGGAGATCCCCGGGGTCCTCGAGGTCGACCTCACCGGCGCCCGCGAGCGGGAGATCCGGGTCGAGTTCGATCCCGACCGGATGGCCGCCTATCGCCTCTCCTTCGCCGAGATCCTCTCCACTATCAGGCGCGAGAACGTCAACATCCCCGGCGGCAGCATCGACATCGGCGAGGGCAAGTACCTGCTGCGCATCCCCGGCGAATTCACCGACCCGGACCAGGTCGACAACCTGATCCTGGTCACCCGGGACGAGCGCCCCATCTACCTCAAGGACGTGGCCGTCGTGCGCGACACCTTCGAGGACCACACCAGCTACGCCCGCCTCAATGGCAAGCAGAGCGTCACCCTGGCGATCAAAAAACGCACGGGGGAAAACATCATCGCCATCTCCGACCAGGTCTTCGGCCTGCTCGAGGGGGCCCGGGACCTGCTGCCGCCAGGGGTGGAACTGTCGGTGACTCTCAACGAGTCGAAGGACATCCGGCGCATGGTTTCGGATCTGGAGAACAACATCCTCACCGGGTTGATCCTGGTGGTTGTCGTCCTCTTTCTCTTTCTCGGGCTCAACAATGCTCTCTTCGTCGCCCTGGCGATCCCTTTCTCGATGCTCATCTCTTTCAGTGTGCTTCAGGCGATGGGGATCACCCTCAACATGGTCGTCCTCTTCAGCCTTATCCTCGCCCTGGGGATGCTGGTCGACAACGCCATCGTCGTGGTGGAGAACATCTACCGGCACATGCAGGAGGGGATGGACCGCATCGCCGCGGCCAGAACGGCCGCGGCCGAAGTCGGCTGGCCGGTCATCAGCTCGACCCTGACGACCCTCTGCGCTTTTTCTCCGATGATGTTCTGGCCGGGGATCATGGGGGAGTTCATGAAGTACCTTCCCCTGACCCTTATCGTGACCCTCTCCGCGTCCCTGTTCGTCGCCCTGGTCATCAACCCGGTTCTCTGCGCGGTCTTTATGCGGGTCAAAGAGCCGAAGGGGACGAGTCGGGAGCGCTCCACCCTCGCGATCCGCCTTTACCGGGGCCTTCTCGAATTCTCCCTCGATCACAGAGGCCTGATCGTCGGCGGCGCATTGGCCCTGCTGGTGGCGATCGTCGCCGCCTACGGGGCTCTCGGCCACGGCGTCGAACTCTTCCCCGACACCGAGCCGAACCGCGCCTTCGTCGAGATCAAGGCCCCCGAGGGGACGAGCCTCGATTCCTCCGACGCCCTCGCCCGCATCGCCGAAGAGGCGGCCGCACAGGAGGGGGACGTGCGCTACGCCATCGCCGAGGTCGGGGTCGGCAGTTCCTCGGAAATGGGCGGCGGTACCGCCGGCCAGTCACACCAGAGCAAGGTCTCCCTCGACTTCGTCGACCGGCACGACCGCCACGAGGATTCGAACTTGGTCCTGGCCCGGATCCGGGAGGCCCTTTCCGGCGTCGCGGGGGCCGACATAAAGGCCGAGAAGCAGAAGGAGGGGCCGCCGACCGGGCCGCCGGTCAACATCGAGATCAGCGGGGAGAAAGTCGAGGTCCTCGATGCCCTCGTACAGCAGGCGAGGATGCTGATCCGCGACGTCCCCGGGCTGGTCGACCTCAAGGATGACCTCTCCAAGGCCAAGCCGGAGATCAGGGTGCAGGTCGACCGGGAGAAGGCGACCCTCCTTGGCCTCTCCACCGCAGACATCTCGCAGACGGTGAAGGCCGCCATCAGCGGCAGCAAACTCGGGGTTTACCGGGAAGGAAAGGACGAGTACGACATCGTCGCCCGTCTCCCCGAAGATCGGCGCCAGGGCTTCGGCGATATCGAGAACCTGCTGGTTCCCACCGCTGGCGGCGACCCGGTCCCCCTCTCCACCGTCGCCCGCCTCGAGATCGGCTCCGGTTTCGGGGCCATCCGTCACATCAACCAGAAGCGGGTGGTGACCCTCTCTGCGAACACCTACGGCCGGAACAGCAACGAGGTGCTCGCCGAGGTGCAGCGGCGCCTGACCGGTCTCGATATCCCCGGCGGCTACCGCATCGACTTCTCCGGCGAGCAGGAGGAGCAGCAGAAGGCGACCGCCTTTCTGAGCAAGGCCTTCGTCGCCGCGGTCTTCATGATCGCCCTGGTGCTCCTCACCCAGTTCAACTCGGTCCGGCAGGCGGGGATCGTCATGACCTCGGTGATTTTATCCCTGACCGGGGTCTTTCTCGGCCTGATGCTGACGGCGACCCCCTTCGGCATCATCATGACCGGCATCGGGGTCATCTCCCTCGCCGGGGTGGTGGTCAACAACGCCATCGTGCTCATCGACTACGTCAACCAGCTGCGGGGGCAGGGGATGGAACTGCGCGACGCCCTGGTCCGGGCGGGGACCGTCCGGTTCCGGCCGGTGCTGTTGACAGCGGTGACGACCATTCTCGGCCTCTTGCCGATGGCGGTAGGAGTCAGCTTCGATTTCCGCTCCTTCAGCTGGGAGATCGGGGGCGAGTCGGCGGCATGGTGGGGGCCGATGGCGATCGCCGTTATCTTCGGGCTGGCCGTTGCCACCTTGCTGACCCTGGTCGTTGTGCCGGTGTTGTACTCCCTCTCCGAAACGTTCACCCTGCGGCGGCGCCTCAAGAAGTCCGCCTAG
- a CDS encoding bifunctional DedA family/phosphatase PAP2 family protein, protein MDPWLQQLTAWLPSGGPYYVLVGLISFFESLAVAGIFVPGSVLVVFAGFLAAHGKGAYAPLVAVAAFGAIIGDLLSYWLGARFGGVLRNWPVIQKRQETLHKAEVFFLEHGGKSVFLGRFVGFLRPFIPFVAGGAQMRPPVFALFALISGILWGLAYPGLGYFFGTSWDLVKLWTGRFGLFVAVLTLLLVIYIWFWKSAVPRLYRLWTRSRRRAGLRWARLQRRRPLATLRDDYPAIYAFLADRFTLRSGSGLYLTVGFGFSTLFAILFFWLVGAINLQRTLAAFDLPIYRMMLDLHHPATDRLITAVTCLGDWPVLLMTTVLLVVWLVLFNRDFSAVIVAVGMSGGYLLVVLLKRLFDRPRPTPFFEAIDPLSASFPSAHAFLVLILYGLLVYFLLDATREGQSRFHLVLGATFVVLLVGFSRLYLGIHWFSDVLGGFALAALWLTFLVTAAEMRRRYGGEFPWRPGVQLLHLRRPWRTLVLGMATLATLGGTAAYILFRLAGL, encoded by the coding sequence ATGGACCCGTGGTTGCAACAGCTCACCGCCTGGCTCCCCTCCGGGGGACCCTACTACGTTCTAGTGGGCCTGATCTCCTTTTTCGAATCGCTGGCCGTGGCCGGGATCTTCGTCCCAGGCAGCGTTCTGGTCGTCTTCGCCGGGTTCCTCGCAGCCCACGGCAAGGGGGCGTACGCCCCCCTGGTAGCCGTTGCCGCCTTCGGGGCGATCATAGGAGACCTCCTCAGTTATTGGCTGGGGGCGCGTTTCGGGGGGGTGCTGCGAAACTGGCCGGTGATCCAGAAGCGCCAGGAAACCCTTCACAAAGCGGAAGTTTTTTTTCTTGAGCACGGCGGTAAAAGCGTCTTTCTCGGCCGTTTCGTCGGTTTTCTGCGCCCCTTCATCCCCTTCGTCGCCGGGGGGGCCCAGATGCGGCCCCCGGTCTTTGCCCTGTTCGCCCTGATCAGCGGGATCCTCTGGGGCCTTGCCTATCCCGGCCTCGGCTACTTCTTCGGCACAAGCTGGGACCTCGTCAAGCTCTGGACCGGGCGCTTCGGCCTGTTCGTGGCCGTGCTGACCCTGCTCCTCGTCATCTACATCTGGTTTTGGAAAAGCGCCGTCCCCCGACTCTACCGCCTCTGGACCCGGTCCCGGCGGCGCGCCGGGCTGAGATGGGCCCGCCTTCAAAGGCGCAGGCCCCTGGCGACCCTGCGGGACGATTACCCGGCCATTTACGCCTTCCTCGCCGATCGCTTCACCCTGCGCAGCGGCTCCGGGCTCTACCTGACCGTCGGCTTCGGCTTCAGCACCCTCTTCGCGATCCTATTTTTCTGGCTCGTCGGAGCCATCAACCTGCAACGAACGCTGGCGGCCTTCGACCTGCCGATCTACAGGATGATGCTTGACCTGCACCATCCTGCAACCGATCGCCTGATAACGGCCGTCACCTGCCTCGGCGACTGGCCGGTGTTGCTCATGACCACGGTCCTTCTGGTGGTCTGGCTGGTCCTTTTCAACCGTGATTTTTCAGCGGTCATCGTGGCGGTCGGAATGTCGGGGGGCTACCTGCTGGTGGTCCTGCTCAAGAGACTTTTCGACCGGCCCCGCCCGACCCCCTTCTTTGAAGCGATAGACCCGCTGTCGGCCAGTTTTCCCAGCGCCCACGCTTTCCTGGTCCTGATTCTCTACGGCTTGCTGGTCTATTTCCTGCTCGATGCCACGCGCGAAGGACAGAGCCGCTTTCACCTGGTCCTCGGCGCCACCTTCGTGGTTCTGCTGGTCGGATTCTCACGCCTTTACCTGGGAATCCACTGGTTCAGCGACGTCCTCGGGGGCTTCGCCCTGGCCGCCCTGTGGTTGACCTTCCTGGTCACCGCCGCTGAAATGCGCCGCCGCTACGGCGGCGAGTTCCCCTGGCGCCCGGGCGTGCAACTGCTCCACCTTCGTCGGCCGTGGCGAACCCTGGTGCTGGGCATGGCCACCCTCGCAACCCTTGGAGGGACCGCCGCCTACATCCTCTTCCGCCTGGCCGGGCTGTGA
- a CDS encoding efflux RND transporter periplasmic adaptor subunit, with the protein MNRTMTRALVLGCLALAALSGCGKDAESGTNGEGTPREKVTNVTLATVTAADHRENFTLPGTLEAWEDLTLAAEIPGSVRWIGPEEGDRLKQGQSILRLDLDTLEAKVARDQAEYDRLKQHLQRRQGLVEKKLVSQQEYEDAVQALKVAEANLRVSRVALEKSSLRSPVDGVLDELLIDLGEYVGVGDPVAVVVQVDRLKVLVDVPEKDVADLAVGDGVEVEAASIGRGAPPRLSGKVIHLAYKADPVTRTYRAKIAIDNSAGSLRPGMIVKAAFVRRELKGVIAVPLYALVDQDGVKVVYVAEEGRAVRRVVVAGPVVGDRVVIVEGLASGEKLIVKGQQLVTDGAAVSEGH; encoded by the coding sequence ATGAATAGGACGATGACCCGGGCTCTGGTCCTGGGCTGCCTGGCTTTGGCCGCTCTTTCGGGATGCGGCAAGGATGCCGAGAGCGGAACGAACGGGGAAGGGACGCCCCGGGAAAAGGTGACCAACGTGACCTTAGCGACCGTCACCGCGGCGGACCACCGAGAGAATTTCACCCTGCCGGGGACCCTCGAGGCCTGGGAAGATCTGACCCTGGCAGCGGAAATCCCAGGTTCTGTTCGCTGGATAGGGCCGGAAGAGGGGGACCGCCTGAAGCAGGGGCAGTCGATCCTGCGCCTCGACCTCGATACCCTGGAGGCGAAGGTGGCCCGCGACCAGGCCGAATACGATCGGCTGAAACAGCACCTGCAGCGGCGCCAGGGACTGGTGGAGAAGAAGCTCGTCAGCCAGCAGGAGTACGAGGACGCAGTTCAGGCCCTGAAGGTGGCCGAAGCCAACCTTCGGGTCTCCCGGGTCGCCCTGGAGAAGAGTTCCCTCAGGAGCCCCGTCGATGGTGTCCTCGACGAGTTGCTCATCGACCTGGGGGAGTACGTCGGGGTGGGGGACCCGGTCGCCGTGGTGGTGCAGGTCGATCGCCTCAAGGTCCTGGTGGACGTTCCGGAGAAGGATGTCGCCGACCTCGCGGTCGGAGACGGGGTCGAGGTGGAGGCGGCCTCGATCGGCCGGGGGGCGCCGCCCCGGCTCTCCGGAAAGGTGATTCACCTGGCCTACAAGGCCGACCCGGTCACCCGGACCTACCGGGCCAAGATCGCCATCGACAACAGCGCCGGCTCGCTCCGGCCTGGCATGATCGTCAAGGCCGCTTTTGTCCGCCGCGAACTGAAAGGCGTGATCGCGGTTCCTCTTTATGCCCTGGTGGACCAGGACGGCGTCAAGGTGGTCTACGTCGCCGAAGAGGGGAGAGCCGTGCGTCGCGTGGTGGTGGCGGGGCCGGTGGTCGGCGACCGTGTCGTGATCGTGGAAGGCCTGGCTTCCGGGGAGAAGCTGATCGTCAAGGGGCAGCAACTGGTGACCGACGGCGCGGCGGTCAGCGAGGGGCACTGA
- a CDS encoding HD domain-containing protein codes for MNPLQLIAKYHPPGSARYRILVDHSTRVARKAVTVAKHIGLADAEVRFVEEAALLHDIGIHFTDAPELGCRGDLPYLAHGYMGRELLESEGLPRHALVCDRHIGVGLSPEDIYRQGLPLPHRDLRPVSREEQIVAYADLFFSKHPDRSHRERSPDQVRSSLARFGPDKVAVFELWHAGFRPG; via the coding sequence ATGAACCCTCTCCAGCTGATCGCCAAATACCACCCTCCGGGGTCTGCGCGGTATCGCATCCTGGTCGACCACAGTACCCGGGTGGCCCGCAAGGCGGTGACCGTCGCCAAGCACATCGGCCTCGCCGATGCAGAGGTCCGCTTCGTCGAGGAAGCCGCCCTGCTCCACGATATCGGCATCCATTTCACCGATGCACCCGAGCTGGGATGCCGGGGCGACCTGCCGTACCTGGCCCACGGCTACATGGGCCGCGAACTCCTCGAAAGTGAGGGTCTGCCCCGTCACGCCCTCGTCTGCGACCGCCATATCGGAGTCGGACTCTCCCCCGAGGACATCTACCGGCAGGGCCTGCCCCTTCCGCACCGGGACCTGCGCCCGGTCTCCCGGGAAGAGCAGATCGTGGCTTATGCCGACCTCTTCTTTTCCAAGCACCCCGACCGCTCCCATCGCGAGCGATCCCCGGATCAGGTCCGCTCCTCCCTCGCTCGCTTCGGCCCCGACAAGGTGGCCGTCTTCGAGCTCTGGCACGCCGGCTTCCGCCCCGGTTAG
- a CDS encoding TetR/AcrR family transcriptional regulator: protein MSGIRAAKKRETRKAILEAALRLFSEKGFEGTSMEELARAAGVGKGTIYGYFKAKDDIFLAYCEEEVEYAFQTLAETLDPEAPLLEQLMTLFMSQFDFVTRNHEFGRLMAREIAFPKEPSPGKSKQLEDRYLQGIGEVLERAKGRGELKEGSETFWATGHFYALYLVSLSGWYAGYLQDRREVEAGMRTLLIQALNGLGPQGKETRPEQDILDQIRMRFDDV, encoded by the coding sequence ATGAGCGGCATCCGAGCAGCAAAGAAACGCGAAACCCGCAAGGCCATCCTTGAGGCGGCCCTCCGGCTCTTTTCCGAAAAGGGGTTCGAAGGGACGAGCATGGAGGAGCTGGCCCGGGCGGCCGGTGTGGGAAAAGGGACCATTTACGGCTATTTCAAGGCGAAAGACGATATATTTTTGGCCTACTGCGAGGAAGAGGTCGAATACGCTTTCCAAACCCTCGCTGAAACTCTCGATCCGGAGGCTCCCCTCCTGGAGCAGTTGATGACGCTGTTCATGAGCCAGTTCGATTTCGTCACCCGAAACCACGAGTTCGGCCGCCTGATGGCGCGGGAGATCGCCTTTCCCAAGGAGCCCTCCCCGGGGAAATCGAAGCAACTGGAAGACCGTTACCTGCAGGGGATCGGCGAGGTCCTGGAACGGGCCAAAGGGCGCGGGGAATTGAAAGAGGGCAGTGAAACCTTCTGGGCGACCGGCCATTTTTATGCTCTCTACCTGGTCTCTCTTTCCGGTTGGTACGCGGGATATCTTCAGGATCGCCGGGAAGTCGAGGCCGGAATGCGGACCCTTTTGATCCAGGCTCTCAACGGCCTCGGGCCACAGGGGAAAGAAACCCGTCCCGAGCAGGATATTCTCGATCAGATCAGGATGCGGTTTGATGATGTCTGA